One window from the genome of Bacillus tianshenii encodes:
- a CDS encoding segregation/condensation protein A, whose translation MEYNVKIDAFEGPLDLLLHLINRYEIDIYDIPVAQITEQYMGYIHAMQELRLDVASEYLVMAATLLAIKSQMLLPSYEEEILDDELEMGQDEEDPREELMRRLIEYRKYKQAAETLQDFEAERSQIYTRPPAVVEVEEGERAENPVEGVSLYDMLGALQKLMKRKRIDSLKETKVTRQEIPIQARMKEIITTIRQNKGKQNFYSLFPYPDKSHIVVTFLAVLELMKNQQIICMQEKNFEDIWLYGTEGGVADET comes from the coding sequence TTGGAATATAATGTGAAAATAGATGCCTTTGAAGGGCCGCTTGATTTATTATTACATTTAATAAATCGTTATGAAATCGATATTTATGACATTCCAGTTGCACAAATCACGGAGCAGTATATGGGCTACATTCATGCAATGCAAGAACTGCGCTTAGATGTAGCGAGTGAATATTTAGTCATGGCGGCAACATTACTGGCGATTAAAAGCCAGATGTTGCTGCCCTCATATGAAGAAGAGATATTAGATGATGAGCTTGAAATGGGTCAAGATGAAGAGGACCCACGCGAGGAATTAATGCGGCGACTGATCGAGTATCGAAAATATAAACAAGCAGCAGAGACGCTGCAAGATTTTGAAGCTGAAAGAAGTCAAATTTATACACGACCACCAGCTGTAGTTGAAGTTGAAGAAGGAGAACGGGCAGAAAATCCAGTTGAAGGTGTTTCGCTCTACGATATGCTTGGTGCACTCCAAAAGCTTATGAAACGAAAGCGAATTGATTCATTAAAAGAAACAAAAGTAACACGACAAGAAATACCGATCCAAGCTAGAATGAAAGAAATTATCACGACGATACGTCAAAATAAAGGAAAACAAAATTTTTACTCACTGTTTCCATACCCAGACAAAAGTCATATTGTGGTGACATTTTTAGCGGTTTTAGAGCTAATGAAAAACCAACAAATTATTTGTATGCAGGAGAAGAATTTTGAAGACATATGGCTTTACGGTACGGAAGGAGGAGTCGCAGATGAAACTTGA
- the ribE gene encoding riboflavin synthase: MFTGIIEEKGKIKRMTKSKDSIEVTIEASEILKDVKLGDSIAVNGVCLTVTTFDHSQFTVDVMPETVKATSLKTLQEGSEINLERAMAAGGRFGGHFVSGHVDGVGTIRSKRPEANAVYYEIEASEELLRYIVLKGSVAIDGTSLTVFGVSEQSFTISLIPHTLQETILGNKGAGDIVNIECDMLAKYIEKFITQRFSDTKQRSSLSEAFLEEHGFKS, translated from the coding sequence ATGTTTACTGGTATTATCGAAGAAAAAGGGAAAATTAAACGTATGACAAAGTCAAAAGATTCGATTGAAGTGACCATTGAGGCAAGTGAAATTCTCAAAGATGTGAAGCTTGGAGACAGTATTGCAGTAAACGGTGTGTGCCTTACAGTCACAACGTTTGATCATTCTCAATTCACTGTTGATGTAATGCCTGAAACGGTGAAAGCAACAAGCTTGAAGACATTGCAGGAAGGATCTGAGATCAACCTAGAACGGGCCATGGCAGCAGGAGGACGTTTCGGTGGCCACTTTGTTTCAGGCCATGTGGACGGGGTCGGCACGATCCGTTCAAAAAGACCGGAAGCGAATGCTGTCTATTATGAAATCGAAGCTTCAGAGGAGCTGCTTCGTTATATCGTGCTAAAAGGCTCTGTAGCAATTGATGGTACAAGCTTAACGGTTTTTGGGGTTAGCGAACAGAGCTTCACGATCTCCCTTATACCACATACCCTTCAAGAAACGATCTTAGGCAATAAAGGTGCTGGTGACATTGTTAATATTGAATGTGACATGCTGGCAAAATATATTGAAAAATTTATTACCCAGCGTTTCTCTGATACGAAACAGCGCTCATCTTTATCAGAAGCTTTTTTAGAGGAGCACGGATTTAAATCATAA
- a CDS encoding spore germination protein: MQQKEKEKTPISSHLPNNEAYLKEHVGLGTSFDLGVRKYKILNKWMHVYYLNGLCETAFIIEILRELVEINDNEKPTINARELINNRLIHQQVQPAKTMDEIVDQLLSGLLIILIEDEAQGFIVDVRSYPGRTPQEPDTEKVVRGSRDGYTENIIENTALTRRRIRDERLRLEMMQVGERSKTDICVAYLQDVADPQLIKLIKKELSEIQIDGIPMADKTVEEFLVKQNFNPYPLVRYTERPDVASTHLLEGHVIVMVDTSPSVIITPTTFFHHVQHAEEYRQTPATGAFLRWVRFLGMIASLFLTPLWFLFVMEPQLLPKALEFIGPNEDSNIPMIGQLLIADIGLDLLRMAAIHTPTPLSTAMGLIAAVLIGQIAIDVGLFVPEVILYVSVAAIGSFATPSYELSIANKLVRVLLLLSVVTFGVPGFAIAATVVFILLTQIRSLNTPYLWPFVPFNPKAFMQILIRVSVPLSKTRPSIVHPRNSKKQPTKPPRKQPTKQPT; the protein is encoded by the coding sequence GTGCAGCAGAAAGAAAAAGAGAAAACACCGATTTCTTCACACTTACCTAATAATGAAGCTTATCTTAAAGAACATGTTGGTCTTGGAACAAGCTTTGACCTAGGTGTTCGAAAATATAAAATCTTAAATAAATGGATGCATGTGTATTATTTAAATGGTCTATGTGAAACTGCCTTTATTATTGAAATATTAAGGGAACTTGTTGAAATAAATGATAATGAAAAACCTACAATTAACGCGCGGGAACTTATTAATAATCGGCTGATTCATCAGCAAGTTCAACCAGCCAAAACAATGGATGAGATTGTTGACCAGCTTCTTTCTGGTCTGCTTATCATTTTAATTGAGGATGAAGCACAAGGATTTATCGTTGATGTACGTAGTTATCCAGGCAGAACACCTCAAGAGCCTGACACAGAAAAAGTTGTCCGTGGTTCACGTGATGGTTATACCGAAAATATAATCGAAAATACAGCTTTAACGCGTCGACGCATTCGTGACGAACGACTGCGACTTGAAATGATGCAGGTTGGTGAACGGTCAAAAACAGATATTTGTGTCGCTTATCTTCAAGATGTTGCTGACCCGCAATTAATTAAGCTGATTAAGAAAGAGCTATCTGAAATTCAAATTGACGGGATTCCAATGGCAGACAAAACAGTTGAAGAATTTCTCGTGAAACAGAACTTCAACCCATATCCACTTGTTCGGTATACAGAGCGTCCAGATGTGGCCTCTACCCATTTGCTTGAAGGCCATGTGATTGTAATGGTTGATACATCACCAAGTGTCATTATTACACCGACCACATTTTTTCATCATGTTCAGCATGCAGAGGAATATCGCCAAACACCTGCCACAGGAGCTTTTTTGCGATGGGTACGTTTTCTTGGAATGATTGCTTCTCTTTTCTTGACGCCGCTTTGGTTTTTATTCGTAATGGAGCCTCAGTTGCTTCCGAAAGCACTAGAGTTTATTGGTCCTAATGAAGATTCGAATATTCCAATGATTGGTCAATTATTAATTGCAGATATTGGTTTAGATTTGTTGAGGATGGCTGCCATTCATACGCCGACTCCGCTTTCAACAGCTATGGGGTTAATTGCAGCAGTGTTAATCGGACAAATTGCGATCGATGTTGGCTTGTTTGTACCTGAAGTTATTTTATATGTTTCAGTGGCCGCAATCGGTTCATTTGCTACTCCAAGTTATGAATTAAGTATTGCTAATAAGCTCGTCAGGGTTCTTCTATTACTGTCAGTCGTAACATTTGGCGTACCTGGCTTTGCAATTGCCGCAACAGTTGTATTTATTCTGTTAACTCAAATCCGTTCTTTAAATACACCATATCTTTGGCCATTTGTTCCATTCAATCCAAAGGCTTTCATGCAAATATTAATCCGTGTGTCCGTACCATTGTCGAAAACACGTCCAAGCATCGTTCATCCGCGTAATTCCAAGAAACAACCGACAAAACCCCCTCGTAAACAGCCGACAAAACAACCGACATAA
- the ribE gene encoding 6,7-dimethyl-8-ribityllumazine synthase has translation MGNLYEGQLVGTGLKIGVVVGRFNEFITSKLLGGAEDALRRHGVKEEDVDIAWVPGAFEIPLIAKRMAESNKYDAVITLGTVIRGSTPHFDYVCSEAAKGVSSVSMQTGLPVIFGVLTTETIEQAIERAGTKAGNKGWEAAVSAIEMANLTNMFK, from the coding sequence ATGGGTAATCTATATGAAGGACAATTAGTTGGTACAGGGTTGAAAATCGGGGTTGTTGTTGGGCGTTTTAATGAATTTATTACCAGTAAGCTATTAGGCGGTGCTGAGGACGCACTAAGACGTCATGGTGTGAAAGAAGAGGATGTTGATATTGCATGGGTACCTGGAGCATTTGAAATCCCTTTAATTGCCAAAAGGATGGCCGAATCAAATAAATATGACGCTGTTATTACATTAGGAACTGTCATTCGCGGTTCAACACCTCACTTTGATTATGTGTGCAGTGAAGCAGCCAAAGGTGTATCTTCAGTTTCGATGCAAACAGGATTACCCGTTATTTTCGGCGTATTAACAACTGAAACAATTGAACAGGCAATTGAGCGTGCGGGAACAAAAGCAGGTAATAAAGGATGGGAAGCAGCTGTTTCTGCGATTGAAATGGCAAATTTGACAAACATGTTTAAATAA
- a CDS encoding GNAT family N-acetyltransferase: MLIKYKKSYEKIAMGLLSFMPTEKDVKRLQQTISQYEKDARWHLYLWKEEDIIGIIGVKVEDGSAELQHVCVNPSHRYQGIGKKMLDALRQTLGEEVEIYPNEHTTAFFSKCDEDAQFL; the protein is encoded by the coding sequence ATGTTAATAAAATATAAAAAATCTTATGAAAAAATAGCGATGGGGCTTCTTTCGTTTATGCCAACAGAAAAAGATGTGAAGCGTCTTCAACAAACGATCAGTCAATATGAAAAAGACGCACGGTGGCATTTATATTTATGGAAAGAAGAAGATATTATTGGAATTATTGGTGTTAAGGTCGAGGATGGGAGTGCAGAATTGCAGCACGTATGTGTAAACCCATCACATCGGTATCAAGGAATCGGAAAGAAAATGTTAGACGCTCTTCGTCAAACACTCGGTGAAGAAGTAGAAATATATCCCAATGAGCACACCACAGCATTCTTCTCAAAATGTGATGAAGACGCACAGTTTTTATAA
- a CDS encoding peptidylprolyl isomerase, whose amino-acid sequence MKKGQISFENGEKIVFELYPNEAPGTVENFEKLINEGYYNGLTFHRVIPGFVAQGGCPIGNGTGGPGYTIKCETEGNPHKHVPGSLSMAHAGKDTGGSQFFIVHEAQPHLDGRHTVFGQVTEGMDTVLRIQQGDVMQEVKVWEE is encoded by the coding sequence GTGAAAAAAGGTCAAATCTCATTTGAAAATGGCGAAAAAATCGTATTTGAATTATATCCGAACGAAGCGCCTGGAACAGTTGAAAACTTCGAAAAATTAATTAATGAAGGCTACTATAACGGTTTAACATTCCATCGTGTTATTCCTGGGTTCGTAGCGCAAGGCGGCTGCCCAATCGGTAATGGAACAGGTGGTCCAGGCTATACAATTAAGTGTGAAACAGAAGGCAACCCGCATAAGCATGTACCTGGTTCATTATCAATGGCACATGCAGGTAAGGATACTGGCGGAAGCCAATTCTTCATCGTACATGAAGCACAGCCACATCTAGATGGTCGTCATACTGTATTTGGGCAAGTTACTGAAGGTATGGATACAGTGCTTCGCATTCAGCAAGGCGATGTTATGCAAGAAGTAAAGGTTTGGGAAGAATAA
- the spoVAD gene encoding stage V sporulation protein AD, which produces MRLIGKQTWQFQQPIYVEGTGTAVGPKEARGPLGKYYDMKYDKLDCGESSWEMAERRLLNDAVQTCITKSQYTADDVDLFLAGDLMNQNVTTNYAARDIGIPLLCMFGACSTSMETLAVAAALIDGGFANRAIAAASSHNASAEKQFRYPTEYGSQKPDTATFTVSGSGAVLIGKKQGNVKITAATIGKVIDYGLNDPFDMGSAMAPAAADTISRHFKDMARSPQDYDLIATGDLSAVGSPLLVQLLQKEGYDLSKVHNDCGLMVYYSDQGVFAGGSGCACSAVVTYGYLLDEISKGNLKRVFVVATGALLSPTILNQKETIPTIAHGVVFEHVEQSEK; this is translated from the coding sequence ATGAGGCTGATTGGCAAACAAACATGGCAATTTCAACAACCGATTTATGTAGAAGGGACCGGTACGGCAGTAGGGCCAAAAGAAGCGCGTGGTCCGCTTGGAAAGTATTATGATATGAAATACGACAAGCTTGACTGTGGGGAGTCAAGTTGGGAAATGGCTGAGCGCCGTCTTCTCAATGATGCTGTCCAAACATGTATCACGAAATCGCAATATACAGCAGACGATGTTGATTTGTTCTTAGCTGGAGATCTAATGAATCAAAATGTAACGACAAATTATGCAGCAAGGGATATTGGGATTCCGCTATTGTGTATGTTTGGCGCATGCTCCACTTCGATGGAAACACTTGCGGTTGCAGCAGCGTTAATTGATGGCGGCTTTGCAAATCGTGCAATTGCCGCTGCTAGCAGTCACAATGCCTCAGCAGAAAAGCAATTTCGTTATCCTACAGAATATGGAAGTCAAAAGCCGGATACAGCAACATTCACTGTTTCTGGTTCTGGTGCAGTGCTTATCGGGAAGAAGCAAGGAAATGTCAAGATTACAGCTGCAACGATTGGAAAAGTGATTGATTACGGGTTAAATGATCCATTTGATATGGGAAGTGCAATGGCGCCTGCGGCAGCGGATACAATTTCAAGGCATTTTAAAGATATGGCTCGCTCGCCACAGGATTATGACTTAATTGCGACCGGTGACTTATCAGCAGTAGGAAGTCCTCTGCTTGTTCAGCTGCTTCAAAAAGAAGGTTATGACTTATCAAAGGTTCACAATGATTGTGGCTTAATGGTTTACTACAGCGATCAAGGTGTATTTGCCGGCGGGAGTGGCTGTGCGTGTTCAGCTGTCGTCACATATGGATATCTATTAGATGAAATAAGCAAAGGGAATTTGAAAAGAGTGTTTGTTGTAGCTACAGGAGCACTTTTAAGCCCGACTATATTGAATCAGAAGGAAACGATTCCAACCATTGCCCATGGGGTTGTCTTTGAGCATGTTGAGCAGTCAGAAAAATAA
- the lysA gene encoding diaminopimelate decarboxylase: MKLHGTSRVNDAGHLEIGGVDSLQLAKEFQTPLIAYDVELMRGRMRSFKETFEKHGITAQVAYASKAFSCKAMIQLVREEGLSLDVVSAGELYTALQAGFPPEKIHFHGNNKSLDEIRMGVEAGIGCFVTDNFYEFALLEEVSKETGVRIPVLLRITPGIEAHTHDYILTGHEDSKFGFDLGSGQVEQAIENVKDSEYIELLGVHCHIGSQIFESTGFVMAAEKIFEAMYRWREQFDYVPKVMNLGGGFGIRYTEEDDPLEPNQYIEEIIRAVKAKAEQFHLEVPEIWIEPGRSIVGDAGTTIYHVGSTKQIPNVRKYVAVNGGMSDNLRPALYQAKYEAMLANRANEAPEETVSIAGKCCESGDMLIWDVDLPVVKSNDLLAVFCTGAYGYSMANNYNRIPRPAVVFVENGDAKLVIRRENYEDLVRYDLSL; this comes from the coding sequence ATGAAGTTACATGGAACGAGTCGAGTAAATGATGCAGGACATTTAGAGATCGGTGGTGTTGATAGCCTACAATTAGCTAAGGAATTTCAAACACCGTTAATTGCTTACGATGTAGAGTTGATGCGTGGACGTATGCGTTCATTTAAGGAAACATTTGAAAAACACGGTATTACCGCGCAGGTAGCTTATGCAAGTAAAGCTTTCTCGTGTAAAGCAATGATTCAATTAGTTCGGGAGGAAGGCTTAAGCTTAGATGTCGTTTCTGCAGGAGAGCTATACACGGCTTTACAAGCTGGCTTTCCGCCTGAAAAAATTCATTTCCACGGTAATAATAAAAGCTTAGATGAAATAAGAATGGGTGTTGAAGCAGGCATTGGCTGCTTTGTCACCGATAATTTTTATGAGTTTGCCCTGTTAGAAGAAGTAAGTAAAGAAACGGGGGTACGTATTCCTGTTCTTTTACGAATTACACCTGGAATTGAAGCACATACCCATGACTATATTTTAACAGGACATGAAGATTCGAAGTTTGGCTTTGATCTTGGAAGCGGTCAGGTTGAGCAAGCGATTGAGAATGTGAAAGATTCAGAGTATATTGAATTGCTTGGTGTACATTGTCATATTGGATCGCAAATCTTTGAATCTACGGGCTTTGTTATGGCAGCGGAAAAGATCTTTGAAGCGATGTACCGCTGGCGTGAACAGTTTGATTATGTTCCGAAAGTAATGAACCTAGGCGGTGGCTTTGGGATTCGCTATACAGAAGAGGATGACCCGTTAGAGCCAAATCAATATATTGAAGAGATTATTCGTGCAGTTAAAGCGAAAGCTGAGCAATTTCATTTAGAAGTACCTGAAATTTGGATTGAACCAGGTCGTTCGATTGTAGGGGATGCGGGTACAACGATTTATCATGTTGGTTCGACTAAGCAAATTCCGAATGTTAGAAAGTATGTAGCAGTAAATGGCGGTATGAGTGATAATCTGCGACCAGCTCTTTATCAAGCGAAGTACGAAGCGATGCTTGCAAATCGTGCAAATGAAGCACCAGAAGAGACAGTTTCGATTGCAGGAAAGTGCTGTGAGTCTGGCGATATGTTAATTTGGGATGTCGACCTTCCTGTTGTAAAAAGTAATGATCTGCTAGCTGTTTTCTGTACAGGTGCCTACGGTTATTCAATGGCTAACAATTATAACCGTATCCCGCGTCCTGCAGTCGTGTTTGTTGAAAATGGAGATGCAAAGCTTGTTATTCGCCGTGAAAACTATGAAGACCTCGTTCGTTACGATCTGTCTTTATAG
- a CDS encoding bifunctional 3,4-dihydroxy-2-butanone-4-phosphate synthase/GTP cyclohydrolase II, translating into MFDPIEQAIYELMQGKVVIVCDDEDRENEGDFVALSEKVTPETINFMATHGRGLICTPMTEKDARRLELAPMVDHNTDPHGTAFTVSVDYKTTTTGISAFERAQTVLELANEDSKPSDFKRPGHIFPLVAKDGGVLRRAGHTEAAVDLARLCGAKPSGVICEIMNEDGTMARVPQLRKIADQFDLKMITIKDLIKYKSKKEKLVQREVEIKLPTAFGDFKAIGYSNEIDDKEHVALIKGEILPDEPTLVRVHSECLTGDVFGSYRCDCGPQLHTALAQIDHAGSGILLYMRQEGRGIGLLNKMKAYKLQEQGYDTVEANEKLGFKPDLRDYGIGAQILRDLGVTRMKLLTNNPRKITGLKGYGLEVVDRVALQMPSRKENESYLKTKYEKLGHMLHF; encoded by the coding sequence ATGTTCGACCCGATTGAACAAGCGATCTATGAGTTAATGCAAGGGAAGGTTGTCATTGTATGTGATGATGAGGACCGAGAGAATGAAGGTGATTTTGTTGCACTTTCTGAAAAGGTTACACCTGAAACAATTAACTTTATGGCAACACATGGCCGGGGGCTTATTTGTACACCGATGACTGAAAAAGATGCTCGACGACTGGAGTTAGCGCCAATGGTTGATCATAACACTGACCCACATGGTACAGCCTTTACAGTCAGCGTTGATTATAAAACGACAACAACAGGCATTTCAGCATTTGAACGCGCGCAAACAGTTCTTGAACTAGCCAATGAAGATTCAAAGCCCTCTGACTTTAAGCGTCCGGGTCATATCTTTCCACTTGTAGCGAAAGATGGAGGGGTGTTACGACGTGCTGGACATACAGAAGCAGCTGTTGATTTAGCAAGGCTGTGTGGCGCAAAGCCTTCTGGTGTTATTTGTGAAATTATGAATGAAGATGGTACAATGGCGCGCGTGCCTCAGCTTCGGAAAATCGCTGATCAATTTGATTTGAAGATGATTACGATTAAAGATTTAATTAAATATAAAAGCAAGAAGGAAAAGCTTGTTCAACGTGAAGTAGAAATCAAACTACCAACTGCGTTTGGAGATTTCAAAGCGATCGGCTACTCAAATGAAATTGACGATAAAGAACATGTTGCACTTATAAAAGGTGAAATTCTTCCTGATGAACCGACATTGGTCCGTGTGCACTCCGAATGTTTGACAGGAGATGTTTTCGGTTCCTACCGTTGTGATTGTGGACCACAACTTCATACAGCTCTTGCCCAAATTGACCATGCTGGAAGCGGGATTTTGTTATATATGCGTCAAGAAGGAAGAGGCATTGGGTTGTTAAACAAAATGAAAGCTTACAAATTGCAAGAGCAGGGTTATGATACAGTAGAAGCAAATGAAAAGCTAGGCTTCAAGCCAGACTTGCGCGATTATGGGATCGGAGCGCAAATTCTTCGTGATTTAGGTGTTACGAGGATGAAACTTCTAACAAACAATCCACGAAAAATTACAGGATTAAAAGGCTACGGACTTGAAGTAGTGGATAGAGTAGCACTTCAGATGCCGAGTCGGAAAGAAAATGAAAGCTATTTAAAGACAAAGTATGAAAAATTGGGGCATATGCTTCATTTTTAA
- a CDS encoding DUF309 domain-containing protein: MRYPKAYIDYLVYFHGPRDYFECHEVLEEYWKEDKPGERKAHWVALIQVAVGFYHHRIKNYKGAERMIRNALHIFENEREAVEVLALDYEQLLVLLHRELEQIRQKKPYESVELPITDETLLVHCAEKCNEIDCKWGMVSDLENEELIRKHTLRDRSDVISERKKQLRLKQKSREASS, encoded by the coding sequence ATGAGGTACCCAAAAGCTTACATTGACTACCTTGTATATTTTCATGGTCCCCGGGATTATTTTGAGTGCCATGAAGTACTTGAAGAATATTGGAAGGAAGATAAGCCTGGCGAACGAAAAGCTCATTGGGTTGCATTAATTCAAGTAGCAGTCGGATTCTACCATCACCGAATCAAAAATTATAAAGGCGCCGAACGTATGATTCGTAATGCCCTACATATTTTCGAGAATGAACGAGAGGCCGTTGAAGTGCTTGCATTGGATTATGAACAATTGCTTGTCCTTTTGCACCGTGAATTAGAACAAATCCGTCAGAAGAAACCATATGAAAGTGTTGAGCTTCCAATTACAGATGAAACTTTATTAGTTCATTGTGCAGAAAAGTGTAATGAAATCGATTGTAAATGGGGAATGGTTAGTGACTTAGAAAATGAGGAGCTTATTCGAAAGCATACACTACGCGACAGAAGTGATGTCATATCTGAACGAAAAAAACAACTGCGATTAAAGCAAAAAAGTAGGGAAGCCTCGTCATAG
- a CDS encoding YjcZ family sporulation protein, with amino-acid sequence MSAGCGYGCGGGFALIVVLFILLIIVGAAWLY; translated from the coding sequence ATGAGCGCAGGTTGCGGATATGGATGCGGCGGAGGTTTCGCGTTAATCGTTGTGTTGTTCATTTTATTAATCATCGTAGGTGCTGCTTGGCTTTACTAA
- a CDS encoding nucleotidyltransferase domain-containing protein has translation MLDKTRRIQAAEQFVDQHFTNVLAVFLAGSTARGEQKAQSDIDLLVITEEKPTYNRKCIREDGVDYELFVYEETSFYIYLSSECMIGNPSLARMCSESIIINGAEKAQQLKQHGEEMLREGMPELTQSQIDYMRYTVTDLLLDLEDCERQCEQMFIAQALMKEFTEFWLKVNGQWIGQGKWLSRALFQYDEKAANECCTSFQRFFETGDKHAIIDYVDMKLAVFGGRLFDGFEQ, from the coding sequence ATGCTTGATAAAACGCGTCGAATTCAAGCTGCAGAACAGTTTGTAGACCAGCATTTCACAAATGTATTGGCTGTATTTCTTGCGGGAAGCACAGCAAGAGGAGAGCAAAAAGCACAATCAGATATTGACTTATTAGTGATTACGGAAGAAAAACCCACTTACAACCGAAAATGTATACGAGAGGATGGAGTGGATTACGAATTATTTGTCTATGAAGAAACGAGCTTTTACATTTATTTAAGCAGTGAATGTATGATTGGAAACCCCTCTCTTGCTAGGATGTGTTCAGAAAGTATCATCATTAACGGAGCAGAAAAGGCACAACAGTTAAAGCAGCACGGTGAAGAGATGCTTCGTGAAGGAATGCCAGAGTTAACGCAATCGCAAATTGATTATATGCGGTATACGGTCACAGACCTGTTGCTTGATTTAGAGGATTGTGAGAGGCAGTGTGAGCAGATGTTTATCGCTCAAGCGCTTATGAAGGAATTTACTGAGTTTTGGTTAAAAGTAAATGGGCAATGGATCGGTCAAGGAAAGTGGCTTTCACGAGCTCTGTTTCAATATGATGAAAAAGCTGCAAACGAATGCTGTACATCTTTTCAGCGCTTCTTCGAGACAGGTGATAAACATGCTATAATTGATTATGTGGACATGAAATTAGCGGTGTTTGGAGGAAGGCTGTTTGATGGATTTGAACAGTAA
- the ribD gene encoding bifunctional diaminohydroxyphosphoribosylaminopyrimidine deaminase/5-amino-6-(5-phosphoribosylamino)uracil reductase RibD produces the protein MTDEQYMQLAIQLAEQTQGQTSPNPVVGAVVVKNHRIVGMGAHLKAGEAHAEVHALKMAGDEAKGATIYVTLEPCSHYGKTPPCADLVVESGIRRAVIASTDPNPKVAGSGIAKLERAGVEVTTGVQEKQASDLNRKFFHYIQTKTPYVTLKTAVSLDGKTATVSGESKWITGKEAREDVHRYRHQHDGILVGVETVIKDNPSLTTRLEYGGKSPIRIVLDHALRIPLNAGLIQDKTVPTWVITAAHPPKEKVQKLTQHGVKVLELSQEQIEIEDVLVLLGEEGITSLFVEGGATVHGSFLKAGAFQQVVFYIAPKLIGGLGAPAAFLGEGIANLQDAPELTFQTVEQVGEDLKIVAVLKEA, from the coding sequence ATGACGGATGAACAATATATGCAGTTAGCAATTCAGCTTGCGGAGCAAACGCAAGGGCAGACAAGCCCAAATCCGGTGGTCGGAGCAGTAGTTGTGAAGAACCATCGCATTGTAGGAATGGGAGCACATTTAAAAGCAGGGGAAGCACATGCGGAAGTTCATGCGTTAAAAATGGCAGGAGATGAAGCAAAAGGTGCAACGATTTATGTTACGTTAGAGCCTTGCAGTCATTACGGAAAGACTCCTCCTTGTGCAGACCTTGTAGTGGAAAGTGGAATCCGCCGGGCTGTTATTGCGTCAACCGATCCAAACCCGAAAGTTGCCGGCAGTGGAATTGCTAAGCTCGAACGTGCAGGTGTCGAAGTAACAACAGGCGTACAAGAAAAGCAAGCAAGTGACTTAAACCGTAAATTCTTTCACTATATTCAAACAAAAACGCCTTATGTCACTTTAAAAACGGCTGTTAGTCTTGATGGAAAGACAGCAACTGTAAGCGGTGAGAGTAAGTGGATTACCGGTAAAGAAGCTAGAGAAGATGTTCACCGCTATCGTCATCAGCATGACGGTATTTTAGTTGGTGTTGAAACAGTTATTAAAGATAACCCTAGCTTAACGACAAGGTTGGAATATGGAGGAAAAAGTCCTATTCGTATTGTGCTTGACCATGCATTGCGTATTCCTTTAAATGCAGGGCTCATTCAAGATAAGACAGTTCCAACCTGGGTAATAACAGCAGCACATCCACCGAAAGAAAAAGTTCAGAAACTGACGCAGCATGGTGTGAAAGTGTTGGAGCTATCACAAGAGCAAATTGAAATCGAGGACGTCTTAGTGCTGTTAGGAGAGGAAGGAATTACTTCTTTATTTGTGGAAGGCGGTGCCACTGTCCATGGCAGCTTCTTAAAAGCAGGAGCCTTTCAGCAAGTTGTCTTCTATATTGCTCCAAAGCTGATTGGAGGGTTAGGTGCACCTGCTGCTTTTCTTGGTGAAGGGATAGCGAATTTACAAGATGCACCAGAACTAACTTTTCAAACTGTCGAGCAAGTTGGGGAAGATTTGAAAATAGTGGCGGTGTTAAAGGAGGCATAA